The DNA segment GTCCAAGTCTGGATAAATGTCTGAAAGACTGATACACGTGTTTTCTCTTAACAGAGGTGAGGATAGATGTAAATGTTGGCAATCACTGCCACAGGTTCGATTCTCTAAGGGGGTACAAGTGCTGCCTTGTCTGGGCTGCTCCCAGGAtctcagcacacacacgcatgtacACAATAGCAAACCATTGAAAAGGGCAGTTCAGCATTGTACATGTGTCATGAATGAATGTGTTTGGACAGGACTGCACTTTTATAGCATATAATAAAAGTTGCATAACTCGTAAAGTAGTTGCGTAAAGTAGAGGCTGTCCGAGGTGTGATGATGTAAAACTAAAAGTATCTTTTAGTGGGCGTAACCCCCTTGGGTATGTTAACTTGGTTGCTGACGTCAAGTAAGCCAAGGCGACACTTCAGCTGTCTGCTCCTGTgttctcttcctttctccccaCTGGCATGTGTCTGCTTCTGCTCACATGAATAGCCTTTCCGGTGGAGAGCATGTTGTGCCAGGCTCTGCCATGCTGTGTCGGTCTGATAGCAGTGTCTTTCATTCAGGGCGGCAGGGATAAAGGGGGAGCAGGCTGGACTAGGAGGGTGAAGAAGGAGAAGACGTACATGGCAAAGAACACTGCTTTTTCACACTTTCTACTGCGGATTTCCTGTTTAAAAGCTCACTTATGCAGGTGGGAGGTCGAGTTAGTAGGGGGCCTGATGAGGGTAGCGGAGATGGCCAGCATCTTGCAGCATGTGGAGGCGCCAACCTGTAAGACGGGCTGTCATTTACTCACACAAAGAACCTGGAAGCAGAGGCGGGAAGACCAATGAGTAATGCTGTAACAGGGATACAGGAAGAGAGATGTAATTTTGATACCAGACAGAGGAATAATAAGGGGAACTATTGTAATGTgcctaaaaaagcaaaatacacacagacacacacaaatgaacCCAAAAACCACTAAataaaattacttaaaaaagaaaatgagtgagGGGCAAAATTATGTCCCAGATGAGCAGTTGAAACCCAGAATCTAAAGGCATTTCTACCTGAGGAGGCAGAAAAGGAGATAAATAAGCTAAAAGATAAAGAGCtaaggagacagagagaggagccAAAACCCCCTTCCTGCTCTTTATTTATACTCCTAAAGACAGCAGGATAAGATTTCTGGCACCAAAACACACGTCACGCTTGCTATTTCTGTCTGAGGTGCCACATAGCACTGAGAGGTTGGGTGACAGGCATGAAATGAAACACAGGCCCAAGAGTCTTCCACGCACCAATGACATTTAAATGACATTTCACACTTCAAATACCCTGTAAAATGGGGCAAAAGGCATAGCAGGGCACGAACATAAAATGATGTTGGTTGGTGCAGAAACTGTGTGATATGAATGCTTTTTTTATGCAATGCAAATGTTCTTTCAGCGCCAGTGTGTAAACTTGTGAGTGTGTCAATGTGTTTCCTTCCTCTGCTCCAAAGCAGGTGTCAGGTGCCCCAGAGGTTGTTGATGGGAGAATGATGAGGTGAGAAACACAAAGCATGCGACGTCATCTCTGCCTGTGCCGCACGCTGAATATCCCGATAACGGCAGGTAACGTAACTGCCCTTGAACGGACGCTGCACGGTGTTTATGTGCTTAACAGCATcatcatttcacttttttttttttttaagaacatgATTAAACCCAACAAATCAAAACTGTGTCATATGCCAATCTGGAAGCTGGAAGTAATCACATAGCTTGTTTCAAATAGCTTATGTCACGTTGCAAAGCCGCCTAGCTCTGGACGAGCTGCCATCTCACTGGCATGCTGTGATTGGATATCAGCAGGCATCAGCGGGCAACGTCCTGCAATATGAGCCAATATTAATGGAGTGAGACAATGCAGTCCTTCAACGCAGAGAGAGACGAATCTTTATGTCAAAGCACTGTCATATTTATtaccaagaaaaaaagacattaaaggCATATTATAGTCATTTGTCACAGCTGTTATTTCGACatcttaaatatattttgacAATGTGATACAGTACAACACACTGTTGTTGACAGTTAGAGGAGTGGCCGCTGGAAGAACGGAGAACGGTCGATAATACAGCAGCCGTAAGGATCAAACACACGGGCATGCACCCTCAAAACAGGGCTGCATGCTTCGTCACGTTACACAGAAAACACCTGaaattcaatacaaaaaaaaataaaataaagaagtttATAGATACGATGCAGGATTACAACAAAGCCGATATGGTGATGTGTTGGCAAAGTTTAGGCACAGAAGGATTTAAAAGCCACAGCAGCACTGGAGAATGTAGTGGATGTGTTTTATCTCACAACAAAAACGAAGCGCTCTTGTTTGATAgaaattatttacaaaaaaagaggaagggaACAAGCTCAGTTCGAATGGAACTATTACATAATGACGGTCTCAGTAGGAAGAGAGTAAGAAATAAGAAGCCGGTGCTTCATGGCAGGGCTTGGGGTTCTGGTCATGGGGCTAGGGGGGTGAGTGAGTGGGCTTGGTGGGCGGTAGATTGGGCCTGAGGGGGCGGTGATTCTGGCAGGAGGGGTGCGGCTGGCCCATCTGGAAGGAGGTCGCTGGTTGGCCGGCCGTGCAGGGCGAGAGAAGCTCTTCTTAGGCGTGGCTGGTGACAACTCAGCTTGGTTTGTCTGGTTACAAACACAGTGGTACGCGTGTTAGGGTGtactacagttttttttttacaggtttATCAAATTTAtagtaaaaaaagaagcagaaatttACCTACCTGTTGTGGCTCCTGTCTGTAGGGTTTGTATCCTGTTCTGGGATTGGAGCTGTACTCGTGTTGGATCTCCAGCATGTCCAGCAGTTCAATGAGTCCTTCATCCCTCAACTGGCCATAACGAGTCGACTCCTGTCCTGATAACATTCCCCTATGGATTACAGAGGGAGCACTTGAAACCCTGTGCTCCATTTTGGGCTCCGCTTGCTCCACTGTAGCCTTTCTTGATTTCTCTCGAGCCAGTCCTCCATCTCTGTCTGCCCCACTGTGAGCTCTGGGTCTAATCTTTGGGCTCCCTGCCACCTGTGATCTCCTCTGAGACTGCTGGGGACCAGACTGGGATCCTTTGGAACTGCTGTACCCTCCTCTTTGATCCTTGTAGTTCTGCCTTCCAGGGTCTAATGCTAACCCCCGATCTTGGCTGGGCTCTATCTCTGCTGTCAGCACGTCAGAATCCGTTTGGCACTTCTGGGTAGGCACGCGGGTGGGCAACCTGCCGGCGACTGCAGCGGCTCCCAGAGTTCTGCGCTGACAGCTGGGAGTGGGACACTTTGCTTCTGGAGCTTGCCCCCGATGGGTAACCACTCCAGATTCTGTCAGCATTTTACCTTCATTCTCCTGCAGCATGGCTCCAAACTTCCTGAGAACAGAGGGGCTGCTGCATTTCCTGTCACCCATGACACCTGCACTGAAGGACTTCCTGTCCAGAGCGGGAGATTCTGCAGTCCCTTGGAGTTGCGAGCGTGCTTGCGCAGGAGCATCCCTTTGTCCAAGAGGGGGCTTGGCTGAGTTTTCTTTGTTGggggaactctctctgcaggggGAGTTTCTCATGTGAGACACtctgttctttctgttttcagtcTCCTCGAAACTGCCGAAAAACTGTTCTTTACCAAGCCTGGTTCGGCACagagaaaataactcaaaacaagGCACAAAAATCCTCTCAGACTATAAAGAGTTGATGAAAAACACATACAGCCTCTTACCTTTTATCTCCAGATCCTCTTTCAATCTCACCCTGGCATGCAGCGATGTCCTGGCTCACTTTGATTGTGTCACTGAAGCGCTGAAAGAGATCAGAAGTGACATAAAAATAACCCTGTATCACCCTGTGCTGTTATATTTGCTGGAAGATCATTGGCAAGGTACCCTTTACTGTATCTTTACCAAAACTGAACCCCACCACTCAATATAGCATAGCTCAATCTATTCTTATCTACTGTACTTTCATGTTGCACTTGGCAAGTTGGCTTTCTTCTCCACTGCTGTCAGGTACAGGGACAGAATGTGAAACTAGCTCCTATCTGGCAGCTTGTCTGTGTAAGCAGACTTACAGGGAACTGTAATCAATATGCTCCTGACCAAAGCCCTACTTATACTTTTACTGATCGGGTTCCTTCGGGCGTGCAAATGCCAACGACATGAGGCACATGGAAGGGAAATAAGAGAATTTATTTCCTCTACTTACCACGTGGCGAGCTCCATTGTTCTTCCGGCCCATTTGTTTCCCTGCCCCCAAATAATCCTGCAGCAGGTCGCCAATCTCTGAGACGCTGTTGGCGTGGCAGAAACCGTAGCCGTTCTGATGAGACACAGGGTAGCTGTACCCACTGGAGCTGCAGCCGTTACTATAGTGATGTGGCACAGTTATAGCTCTAGTGTGGCTCTCTCTGTGATGGTCAGGCACAAAAAGGCCATTGCCATGGTGACCCAGGCCACACTCCAACGGGGTGCCATTTTTCTGGTTGTCAGCGGCGATATCGTTTGCTCCTCTGCGGGCCTGAACTTCATTGTACAGCTGGAAAGCAGCGATATTAATGATTACAAAACTACTTTAAAATCTAACTTAGATTTCTGACAAGCTCATAATACCATTACACACATGCACCTGTTTCAATTTGCATCTTTGTAATGTGCAATACTTTGGTATCCTTTttcagacagtgtgtgtgtgtgtccagcatATCTGTCAGCACATCACAGTTTAATCAGCTTGTTAACATTTGTCTGCATCACTGCTCCAACAAAGCCAAGAGGTTGTGTCAGTTTGTGTGCTGCCAACAGTTTATTAtggagcacaaacacacatgttaCTCCAATTAACACACACTCTAGGGGCCACAAAAGCTCctcactgaaaacacaacatgTACCACACGTGGTCATGTTGAGAGATAACTGATACATCTttctgggaagaaaaaacaacaacaaaaacaaaataactccACTTTAAATTAAACATCGAGACCATCATTTATCACAAAATCAATCTACTGAATTTTACTTTTGCACTTCCACACCAGTAGGTTGTAGTATTAGTAAGTACAATTTACACCCACTGACCCAGAGTCTGTAGAAATCTGCACGTATCTATTCAGTTAACACTGCGTAGATACATCGACTGTTTGTGCTGATGCAATGTGTGATTAAGGATCAATTTTGGCTAAATTTAACCTGAGATTGGTGCAGTTCCTCAAATGACCACTTGAGGCTGCGACCAAAAGTTAATCCCCATAgaccacaggtgtcgaactccaggcctcgagggccggtgtcctgcaggttttagatgtgtccttgatccaagacagctgatttaaatggctaaattacctcctcaacatgtcttgaagttctccagaagcctgttaatgaactaatcatttgattcaggtgtgttgaccctgggtgagatctaaaacctgcaggacaccggccctcgaggcctggagtttgacacccctgccatAGACCCATGTTGAACTGCACAACTGtagagcaaaaataaatatgttttatcaaaAGCTGATATACACCTTCAAGAAAACTGCACACGATCCCAGTACAACCCACCAGTCACATGAAATGTCCAAATTTGCCTTTCATTATTCATTAATGCACCTTGGTAATGCTAGCAAGCATGGTTAGTGACGCCAAAGGTCAGTTTGGCTCCACAACAATACAGCGATGATCACAATACtaaagctgaggtttcaaaATGCATGTCCACAAGCTAACgggtgacatcacagtggcCACTGccatattttatatacagtctgtacaTTTAAAAGTCCTGCATTGTTTATGTAACGTCTCACCTCTTCGATTTTCCTCTGGATGTCCTGCAGCTGGTCCTCCCACTCCTGCATCTCCGAGTCGAAGTTGTCCATCAGCTCTGGTCTCTCTTGCCCCCAGCCACAACCACTGTGCTCAAGCCCTCGCTCCAGATCTATAGCTGCCATGACAGGCTGCTTAATAGCCAGACACTCTTTCAAATGACTTCCCCCCCCCTTTCACTTTTCGGTCAAAGGTCACCAAAGGGTTGCAAGCAAGGGGCAGAAGGATTAATGGCCTGGAAACActaaaaagtcaaagaaataGAAGACAGACAACAAGCGTTGTTGATTAATTTCAATGTGTTTCAATGTATTTCTATATAAAGTAGCCCAAAATCTGGTTTTGTTTCTGACACTGAAATCAAAAGGCTGATCAACCCATTTCTACTTTTTCAGTCAAGGCTTTTTCATCTGGGTTTGGCTTGAATACTTCTATCCTCAGGAAGGTCAGATATTTACAGCTGCTTTTGGAATTCTTCACCAATAATTGCAGGCATGTTAGAACTACCAATGCAGCACGTGTAGACAAAACTATTACACGACAGTGCCACAGCCATCTGTTTCAACTCTTGGTCAGTTTGACCTCCAGCCTGACCGGgcatttcaaagaaaaaacatttcacgCATGAATCAGAGTGCCCATGTGCACACATGATGTCACCTGTTAGGCATTTTGCTCTATCCACCCTATATCCTACACCCACCTATCATGTTTATACTGATAATCATTACAATAAGATttgctaatttaaaaaaaacataaatgtacaaaaattgcaaaactgTGACAGAGTCTATTAGTAAGAAGGTTTAAAAAATCATTATCTCTTCTGCATCTGACCTTTAAAGAACCACTTAAAATCCTACTTGAGCTCAGTGCTTCTTAAGTGGGGCTTAACATTAAAAACGTCCTCCTGGAGATTAAACTGCGGAACACCTCAGATGCATCCAAGACGGCGAGCCAGTTCCCTAAAACCAGCCAAGAGCAAGAGCCTAACTGCTGTGGTAAACTGAGACAGCAAGGCTtctctgatgttgttgttgttgatgatgcCGCCACTCAATATTACAAGTATCCTGGTAGAAAATGCCCGAATTTACCAGCCACTTCCCTCCCATCTGTGATGTAAGAGTAGAGATATTAATAATCTTGTAACTATGCATAGTAAAGTGACTGCACGTCCTGTGGACAGGGGAGAGGCACAGGGGAACAGAAAGTATGCCCGACACTAagccaaaagaaaaatgatcaaACTGAACATGACTCAGAATAaatctttaaagaaaacaaaaaaatcatgttattattttttcaattttcattttgtatatgttgataattaaaactaaataaaataaaataaaaaagtttccCACTTTAGTAATTTACAGCTTTTCTTACCTACCTCTACGTAAAAGTTATATCTGCCCTCGGGTGTAACTCCTCAGTCTAGTCCCTGGTCTCTTCGGTCCTTTCAACCGTTCCTGCTCGCCAATTATTTTCAACTGCCCTCTCTCCGCTGCGTCCCCCTCGCTTTTGCCTCCACTGTgttacgtaaaaaaaaaaaaaaaacctcagggGTTGAATTTAAAGGATCCCCTTGTCCTCCTCCTCGGGGAGCGTTGAG comes from the Astatotilapia calliptera chromosome 15, fAstCal1.2, whole genome shotgun sequence genome and includes:
- the LOC113006498 gene encoding uncharacterized protein KIAA0408-like isoform X1 → MAAIDLERGLEHSGCGWGQERPELMDNFDSEMQEWEDQLQDIQRKIEELYNEVQARRGANDIAADNQKNGTPLECGLGHHGNGLFVPDHHRESHTRAITVPHHYSNGCSSSGYSYPVSHQNGYGFCHANSVSEIGDLLQDYLGAGKQMGRKNNGARHVRFSDTIKVSQDIAACQGEIERGSGDKRLGKEQFFGSFEETENRKNRVSHMRNSPCRESSPNKENSAKPPLGQRDAPAQARSQLQGTAESPALDRKSFSAGVMGDRKCSSPSVLRKFGAMLQENEGKMLTESGVVTHRGQAPEAKCPTPSCQRRTLGAAAVAGRLPTRVPTQKCQTDSDVLTAEIEPSQDRGLALDPGRQNYKDQRGGYSSSKGSQSGPQQSQRRSQVAGSPKIRPRAHSGADRDGGLAREKSRKATVEQAEPKMEHRVSSAPSVIHRGMLSGQESTRYGQLRDEGLIELLDMLEIQHEYSSNPRTGYKPYRQEPQQTNQAELSPATPKKSFSRPARPANQRPPSRWASRTPPARITAPSGPIYRPPSPLTHPPSPMTRTPSPAMKHRLLISYSLPTETVIM
- the LOC113006498 gene encoding uncharacterized protein LOC113006498 isoform X2 translates to MAAIDLERGLEHSGCGWGQERPELMDNFDSEMQEWEDQLQDIQRKIEELYNEVQARRGANDIAADNQKNGTPLECGLGHHGNGLFVPDHHRESHTRAITVPHHYSNGCSSSGYSYPVSHQNGYGFCHANSVSEIGDLLQDYLGAGKQMGRKNNGARHVRFSDTIKVSQDIAACQGEIERGSGDKRLGKEQFFGSFEETENRKNRVSHMRNSPCRESSPNKENSAKPPLGQRDAPAQARSQLQGTAESPALDRKSFSAGVMGDRKCSSPSVLRKFGAMLQENEGKMLTESGVVTHRGQAPEAKCPTPSCQRRTLGAAAVAGRLPTRVPTQKCQTDSDVLTAEIEPSQDRGLALDPGRQNYKDQRGGYSSSKGSQSGPQQSQRRSQVAGSPKIRPRAHSGADRDGGLAREKSRKATVEQAEPKMEHRVSSAPSVIHRGMLSGQESTRYGQLRDEGLIELLDMLEIQHEYSSNPRTGYKPYRQEPQQVDKPS